TCGACGCAGAGACCAACCCGCGCCATAAGAAGACCCACCCGCATCCCAACTCAAAGCAACACCAGCCGACGGCAGACCCTTCACGTCAGCACCCACAGCCTGGCCAACATACCCAAACAATATTACCAGGTTCTCCAGAAACGATGAAAGAGAACAGATTCTCGATGTCCTACGAGTGAAGTATCGTTTCTtttcaccactcacaaaacggctcctttcAGGAGCCACCAAATCTATGAATGCTAATTCTTGTCAATGTTTAACACATGTTGGATGTTTTATCAAtcgaaaaccgagagaaaacattaaggtttgtgttaacgttttCAACCGACAAGCTACCCGACAGGGTActgacacattaccaacaggCGGCCGACTCGGTCCGCCGACTTCCGGCCACAGGTAGCTGATATTTCTTGCAAAACCTGTtggccgtctgtcggccgacaggtttttttttggggagctcttcttcacaattacctaAATATCCagcctgtttaacttttaattacCTGATTACTACACAAATAAGTCTGACCGAACAATTATAATTTGACATCAGAAGCAATGTAACCTAGAAAGTAAGTTTATATTCGTCTGGTAACCTGGAAGAAGTaatattgacaaattttctAACCTAACAATATTTCAAATAGATTCTGACCTTTTTTGCATCTGTGGAAACACTAGGCtgaaaaaacatacaaacagGCATACAAAGATTAGAATGTGCAAAACATTGCCTGCAGGCAAATTATTACATCAAAATGTACCATTGGTATTAAGAGTAACTTTCTTTAAAGCTAATTGATCACCTTGAGCTTACGAAGCAGTTTACAGCCAATCAGTAACAAGTGTTTTGCGTCAATGATGCAGCCATAGAAGAACAAGATCATGTGAAATGACAACTGACACATACCACAGCtgaaaagctgaaaataaaaataaaacatttaatgagAGCTGCAACAGAAAATTCCTCCGCAGTTATGAGAATGAAACATCTCCTTTAAAACACATCTACATTCAGGAGAATTTTTGATCCCCTCTTcctccccctttcccccctGTCATATTTTTGGTGACATTTCTCTTTAAGGTCATATAGACCAACAGGGTTAATCATGTGTTTTAATTAATTGATGCACAGTAAAATACTTACATATCAACCTTATTTATCCTCTCAACACCCTGACAAACCGTCTTCCTTAGGGTGTTCCTAAACATCTGATATCTTGTAGTTTCAAATTCATCTTtagtttgaaaagtttttactttgagttatCATTTTCTATCAGCAAGTGTTTCAGattatcaccatcatcataATTACCACCTTTGGTATTAAGacaaattatcatttaaaataagttaaactgattttaaataagtaaaacacaaacaacattCTCAATTTCAATATAGGGGCCTGGGAACTTTTGCGAAATTATCCTGATGAATAACAAATATTTATTGTGAGATTGTGCAAGACACAGTTTAATTTCTATAAGGAATCAGACTCCAAGCTTGATGCAATACCTACATGTTGTTTTTAGTAACTGGATTCATTCTCTTCCCTTTATATGATTATTGAACTGAAGAATGTGCCATTTTTTTGTGTCTCATTATATTCAGTTAAAAGGATAATTTTAGATTTTCTTGTCTCCTTCCCTAACAATTTTGCAGGACAAATAACAGGTTCCTGTGGTAAGATAGCCCCAAATGGAAAGCAATTTATCATGGTTGTAATTATCAATGAAGCAATGGCTGCAAATGTCTTTGTCCTTGGTTCAAGTACTTGATCTTAATTTTTCTGCTCTGATTTATGGTCCCCTGTACTCCATGCTTGGGTCAAAAGTCAAAGGGGCAAAAAACCCTACTGCACCCTGGGTTCACTTTGGGCTTCCATGCTACCAAGTATAGTTACATAGTGCTTCAAATCTCTgcacatgcaaaaaaaaaaaattgaaatcatggtAAAGTTTGTTATTGTCAGTTTCAATTAAATGACCATTTGAAACTATTTCTGTCAATTACTCATTTTCTTTGACACCTCATATTATTTATAAGCTGTTCAATAACTCAGATAACAAAATAGGGGTAAGAATTCTAGGATGTTACcacaaaaaagaatttttatatttaaacttTCGATTACCATTATACCTTCTCATCATCCTTCAAATggaaagtaaaaagaaattttcttgcaAGGTGAAAGACATCAGTTGctgcagaaagacaaaaatatctaTTAATTACATATTTTAAGAAGGTGGCAAAGAAcagtttagttttaaacatCAATTCTTTGGTACAACCACACCACTGCAATCCTCACCCAGAAAAATGCCCAATTATTCTAAAAAGTTGTGATTACATGATATGACAAATAAGGatacaataacaacaacaaaacctcCAAGAAAACCTCTTGTGGTTGCTTTTTGAGCCtgtttcttacaaaaaaaatcaacaacaaattTGGTGTAATTCCTTGTAGCTTACTTCAGGATATCTCATATATCAGACAAGATGCATTGTATATAATTTGATTTGACAGGTGGAATTGATCAGATTTCAAGTTCATGaatgtcttgtttttgttgcttgAACATCAAAATTCCATACTGGCATTCTGAAGCAAAACATTCAAATCTCTGAAACTGATATACGTCAACTGATCTATAAAGAGCATAACAGTCAAACCTGAAGGTTTCTTAGTTCCACTCTGCTCAATAAACTGGTCAAATTCCTCCCTGAATGTGcaagaaacaaacttatttatGACAAACTTCTCTGGAATTTAAGTTTACTACAGTGACACATGTACTGACTACACAATTATTCCTAAGGAAAGATTCTTCGATCATCCAATACTTTGGAGCAATGACTATTATAATAAACTCATACTAAAAGCAAAACGCTCTCCAAGTGAAAGTCAAGTGTTACTCCAGTGTTATTCCTTCTGTATGGGATGCCATCCCAGTGCCCTCTACATCAGTTATTGGGTAGGAGCTAAACAGAATTCCTTGATGCTACTtcttttgcaccaaaaaaaattcatatcagTACAACTGGACAGTTTTCATACTTACCCACTAGATGTACTCTTTAGAATTAGAAGTTTATGACCTAGAAGTGTCTAAATTCCTCTATACATGTATTGTCTAAAAACAAGGTGGGTTTATAagcagttttttattttaattcataaaacTCTCTACTGATCACAAAGGGGCACTGAAAAGCTTACAAGAATTAATGATCGAGCCATCATTTTCATTGGGAAAGCCCTGGATAACTTAtgataattaaattttcttaagAGAGACTCTATCAataacattttttgaaaaaatttttagttcCACTCCACACACAAATGTGGCAGTCAATGATAGCATGGCAGATGCAAATGAATCAAGAGGATTGTTTCGGCAGTGTTTAATCACCGAAGGAAGAGACTTCCACAAGTAAACTTAACTGCTGTGAAAATAAGCTTCTGAGTTTTCATTAAGACAAGGATATTTAAACATTTCAATCTATGTCCTTTCATGGCAGCAAGAAGGTGAAAAATATGAACAGCAAATCTACTACGGGAGTTGTAAAAGTTGTGTACAGAAGACTAGATAGCTATAGCCTGAGGTAAATGATATTTTCAGAAACTGATTTActttccaactttttttgaCTGAAGATTTTAGGCTGACTGAAAGTAGTGTCTATATTTCAGACAAGAAAGTTGTGAAAATACAGTTGATCACTCTGAAATAACACTCACAGCAAAATGAAAAGTGCACACAAACTTGCAGTTTTCCAACTACATGTTACACAAGATTAATTGGCTGGTCTTACACTTTAATAAGCCCCAGCTCTCCGACATACATAAGTGCTTTGATGTTATAAGCTTCTgatagaatgaaaaaaaattttaataaataattaattggtAATTGATGAATAAGATATGATAGCAAGGTCCCTGGCAAAATTTTTTGTGGTAATTATAATCTGGCTTCTTCTTCACCACAAGCCAACATAAAATGGGATTAATTAACATTATAAAGTGTTTTTGGGCACCAACTAAGTTATAAATACCTTGTTTCAGTTCTCAGTTTGGCAATACACAGGAGCCTCCTCATCCATGCCTGAGAAAGCACAAAAAGGAAgcagaattttcaaaaatttcattgacTTAGTATATAATAACCCTAATGTACACAGCAAAATGGTTGCTTTAACAAATTTCAACACCTCGAAATAAGGGATCAAAGCTCTCTGGGTAACATCTAAGATGAATCAATCTCAGGTTATATCCGCTAGGTGACAACATCAACAAATTTGTTTGCACTGGGgcaaatatatataatttatacTAAATACTATAGGGACACAAAGTGCTgctagacaatttttttaaacatcgCCAAGTAGGAAAAACTAGTCATTAAAGAGTTCCACTCACAACATTTTAGCTTCAATGTgaaatacaaagaaatgtgAGATTGTTAAGGCACACTTtagctgaaaatattttcctcatCAAAGCTCCATGCTGTGACCATTTTGGTCACAATGGAGActacaataaaattttttgcCAAATAATTTTGCAGTGAAAGTGGCCattttgcaacctttgtttGATAGTTATGTAGCAGGttgtaatgtttttaaaacatactTTTTACAAGTGTAGGGTCAGAAGACAaagttcatttattttctttgttttctacaaAAATAAATGCCAGCCacaccattttctttattttatggTGACTTTGAAAATAGTTGAGCTTAGAGTGCTGTTCCTTTAAACAATATGAGTAGTGTACAACAGTATACAAAAGATCATTTTCAGTTCACATGGAGAAATCTTTGTCTTACAATTAAGAGGCTGGTAAAATATCCAAACTTAACATGAACTTCTTATTAATAAATAGCACTTTCTTCCCCTTCtcattttaaaacacttttgaacattttcagaGTATAAACCAGTGCCAAACAGAGCACCAGGAAAGCAGACCCATCACAAATGGAATGTGCCCTTTGTATGGCTGTCATGTTAACGGCTGAAAACATGACTGCTTCTAAATCAATTATTGCAACTTTCCTGGCAcaggttgttcaaagggagAGTAACACTACatactggataaatctctatctggtggaaAGCACAGTACATTTTGTgaacacttttaatttatttttcagtggaGGTTCTATAATCCTTCTTGGGAACCAAATGTGAATGTtttcaattagaaaaaaaatgttgtccagtggggacacTGGATAACTTGCCTTCTTGTGACTACCTTTAAATTCCAGTCACTGACATTCAATTTTCAGTCACACTTACTACCAGACAGGCACAATCTCGCACCTTGCTAAGTGTGGTCATATAAAGGAGTAGTATACATGCTCTATAAAAAAATTTGTGGTGTTGATTTGTTAActtgtgaaatttattttgatcaccTTTCATCATGTAATGTTATGTAAGTAACAGTATAAATATAATAAGGTGTCCATGTTATTTAGGTTAGGTTAAGTCAAGTCAGTAAGTGATGTGAGTCTGGCAATCAAAGTATTTTTACGTTCTTTCAAAAAGTGGTTCATTGCTTAAACACTACAAATTTCATCTCTCCTATCAAAGTCACTACTTGTTTTGAGTAACTTCTCTGTTTGACTGGTGCTAAAATTCCTCTTCGGATGCCGGTTAAAGACATCTAAGTAATCTAGCCTTTAAATAGAAAAGCACAACATGCACTATTTAAAACAGCTGTTGTACTGGTTGGCTCACGAATTCCGGcagcaaatattttcaaaagattaatttaatttttcaaggatGGTTAAAAGTTCTTAAATACTCATAAATAGTGATCATGTGGTTTCTGGAGCATATTCCTCCTTAGCGATCAGATATCTATCTTTAGCAGTCTATATATAAATACCTGAATGCGAATAGCAgctctttccctttcttttccttcgGATCGTTGTTGTCGAGCAGCCTGcactttttcaacaaattcgACACggtccttttttttattaccaccaaacattatcattaaaatttaagttAACTTCACATATTCGAGGCAAATCTGTCAACCTCTCTAACTCTCTGTTTACTTCAATAGTGCTAAGGGACCGCGCATTTAGAGATGGAGATTTGTGTTTTTGGCATCGAGTTGTTCATGCGGGTTTTTGTGTCTATAACCACTGCGGGCTCAATGTTAGTCAGTAGCTTGGAGACAAAGTATGGCGGCTTGACGGACGAAAACAGAAACCTGAGGAAACAATCATAATGCCTTCTCTAGCCGAGgtaccttccttccttcttccttttcattGCCTCTAGGATGATACAGTTAACgttctgcttttattttcaggGAAAGAATTTCAAGCCGAAAGTGCTTGTTTGGTAAGAGCTTATTTCCTATGACACCCGATGAAACACTGACCCAGCTGttaccaaaacaaaaccagaatGTCCTCACTTAAAATGACCTAAAACGGACTCCGCGTAATAACACATTACCTTAAATTAATCTTCTTCTAAGTTCACGAAATTTCCTGATCATTTTGTGCTTGCTTATCGCTTCCTAACGAGAGATGAACAATAACAGTTGGACCTCTCCGTTATGGACACCGATGAGACAAATTATCTGTACAAATTTGCAAACCAATGGTTAtgcttgtttttcctttttatggaAAAACTTGGCTCTTAAATACCTTCGGTAATTTGAGGTTTATGAACTCATCTTCTAATAATGCGGTTTGCTGGTGTCTGTTATTGTAGGACTGACTTAACTCTAGACAATGTGGTAGACATTCAAAGAAGTGAAACTCCAGAGGATGTACAAAGGTTAGTTACATGAGAAATAATAtgacaaacaattttcaatacaaatgaacaaacattattattattatttctatagTTACAAATAAAGTACAGACAAAACTCGCATATAGTACATGCTAGTAGAGGCGAGGTGTATGGAGAGAACAAAAGACTCTTAATTTAAATCGGTGGTAAGCTTTTGACAATAGGTTGTCAAAAACTAACAGGAATAAACTGAAAAGACTAAAGTTATTAAAAGCCTACAAAAGTATGGCTACACAAAGATTGACAATAGATCACTTAACATTAACAATAATCTTACTAAATCAAAAACATTTACAGTGAACTGAGATGAATTAATTATAGAAACATaattattgcaaaaataaaccaaatgaaaaaaaaagatttccacTGGTCATAGAATACTTAACTAACAGCTACTATCACtacaaaaactaattaaaatatgaatttatttttggtaaAGTAACCAAGAATTAAAATGACTAAAAGCATCAGTAAGAACACAAGTGCTGGGTAATTAGTGAGCCACTGCTGTGGACAGTAAGTCCAGGTCCAGATGCATACTCAACAGAATGGTGTGTGAGAAGTTTAAAATAAGCAAAAGAAAGAGCATACTCTTATAGCCTGTTGTATGAATTATCTctccccctccacctccccACCTCAGAGCTGTAAGCATTATCCATGGAAAAGAGGGGAAGCTGGGAATCACCCACAACTTCATAACTGTGATGGTGTATTCTGATTGTTCGGGTGAGTGTATAGtcttgagaaggactgttgttggtaatAATTACTTTCatgtttcgacaacctgagcagaagtcatcatcagagtcaagtaaatagttgttgtcagtcgagtTTTCTTAGTCCAGTTCCTATGAACTGATTGGTCAGATTTGCcttgatgttattggctgtaagactcagGTGGCGTGAGTCGGTCATGATAGGTCTGCTTTGATTGTTTGGTAAAGTAAGGTGGTTCTATTCAGTTTGTTTGTAATGTTTATGTTGTGAATAAGTTGTGCATATGGTGGCAGTAGTAGATCACACCTGTTGAGGGAAGTCTGTTTTGAGTTAGGacaccagctttccagagtcagttgTTGAAAGTAGTTAGTGCTGTAGGTTAAGCATTGcacagagtcccagtcaatggTGTGGTTTGTAAGTTGATGATGTTCAGCAATTCAATTGTTGACATCACCTTTCCTTGTTGCCCacttgtgttcagtcagtcttgTTGTCTGGTTTTTGCCAGTCTTTCCAAAGTGGGAGGTGTGGCAGTCagagcaattgatcttatcaACTGCTCCCTGTCTGTTTTTCAGTTTGTGCTTGTCAAAAGGGCAGTCTTCACTACTCACATCAGTCcctctcaggactacactcacccagacaaTCAGAATACTCCAGCCATCACATGTTACCACTCAGAGTTAAAACCGTTTATTGTATAACTCTAGAAGTAGCAAAACAAGTTTTCTCCAACAGAAATTAGTGGGGCTTAACTACAGAGAAGTGCTCAATTTTGCTAGCTATTAACCTGTGATTGATTGTATGTTATTCCTTATTCAACTATTTGATATGAAATGAAACTGATCAAAGCATTAAAATAAGTTGAAGCCTTCCTTTTCATTCTTAAGTCTATTGGCAGATATCCTCCGCCTAAAAGATTGGAAAGATGACCTCAGGCAGGGGATCCTTGTGGATCTTTATTTTTATACTGTGCAATATCCTTTTATCACCTTAAAAaggtaaagttttcttttgtgcATAAAGGGCTGCATGGCACTCATGGGGCCTATAGCTTTCCTGATTTCTCAGGCATGTAATGACAAGCTGAAGGAGTTTATTGTACCCTCTTGGATGGGATGCAAGTTCATCAAAAGTGATCTGACCTGGAGTTCAGTGCACCGTCCACAAGGCCATTGTGTCTCCCAACAGCAATTTAACCACCAATATCTAGAATACATAAGTCAGTCACATTAAATAAAGCTTCAGTTGGTAATTTTGAACTGGCTTCaacataaattttttccttgaccAACAACTGTACATTTGGTAAAGAAAATGGATTTACCGCAGAACAGATGTCAGCATGGTTCTCTATTATCAAGTGTGTTCACGAGATGGCTGTTGGTGAgcgaaatatttatttgaaaacaagaacCATTAATTTTATGTGAGGAAACTGTGATATTAAAACATTTGTGTCCAAATTTATGTGGAATCATctacaaatcttaaaaaatttaatttatcattgACATGTaataaattttgcattttaattgaATGCAAGAGATTTGATTAAATTCTCAACTTGAAAATTAGCAAAATTCTATAATCACTTGTCAAACTTGTTATATATCTTTTTAACAAACTGATTTATCCCTATGAAAtgtaattttgtaagaaaaatgaaagaagggTGCACACTGGACAACTACTAGAGAGATTCTATGGCAAAAaggtttcttctttttcttccaaCCAGAAGGAGAAACTCATAATTCATTGAGAAGTTCATTTTGGTCATGTGATAGAGTAGAGTATTATTGATATCTTACAGATACACCATATGGGAATGTGGAACCAGTTTTTGAATACTTTAAGGAACTTCTTCTTTGTCATTCTGTCAAGGTGCTGTggcatatttttttaaattgtgacTGACTGttagtgttattattattattatttttatcaaagacTTGTTCtaatttgttgttgtaattgttaTTTGTCATCAATGAAAGCAGTGTTACAGTGCAGTTGAAGGATTTATCCCGTGGTTGATATATGATAGCCATTATGTCAGGCAATAGAGAACTTCTCCTTGTAGTCTAGTACACATTTAACTGGCAGTTAGGAAACTTTGTTGTTTATGCCTGTGGAGGTCACAGTCTGGGAGCAAATGTCATAAAATAAGGTCCCGTGTGAAGTTCGTGCTGAAAGCAAGCACCTAGtgtaaaagtgttcattagGTCCTactaaacatgaaaagttttggtgCCAGCTTTGCCACTTGCTCAGACGgcttttaagggggggggggggttaaattCTGACCCATGAAATCCAGCGTGAAAACGAGGCTAAAACACATAATTCCTCATAACTTTGTTAATAACAGACAAAAATACACCAGACTTGCTCACATGATTGGGCATGATCCTCCCTGTTGgtttatgctaatttacataGGTCACGTGACCTTACGCATGAAAGCGAGGCTGAAACACATAATTTActataaatttgtcaaaaaaatccttatcatGCTAAACTTGCTCACCTTAGTCAGTTAGACATCTTGCATCGATTGGTGCCActttgtagtgtcacgtgacccCATACATGGAAATAAGGCTGGATTGCAAAACACGCCAAAGGTGAACACATCATCCAGGACAATAACGTTGACTCATTGTAATGCATATTAATGCTGTATGTATagcatttgaatgaaaaaaataaaagctaaaaagcTGCAATGATAATGTATTTCGTGTGGCTTATATGACTTTATTATGAGCGATTTCTACAATCCTATTTCGCAATGGGAGACAACTCGTTGTGGCATGGGGAACGGAATGTGAGGCAACGCACAGAGACGTCAGGCATTTACGAAGTACACAAGAAGAAGCCGACACGAAGATTATTTTACATGCTCTAGATGCCTCTGCTCAAGGTGCTACCCAACTATCTATATATTCTCCTGACACTgatgttcttgttttggctcTCCGACAGTATCCAGATTTGTGCTCCAACCCTTGCTTTGTTACTGGAACCGGCAGTAGTCGTAGAGTTATCAACTTGAAGTCAATCGCAGACGCCCTTGGGCCCACTAAGACAGCTGCGCTGTCAGCATTTCATGCGTTGACCGGAGCAGATGTTACTGGGAGTTTCTCTGGAAAGGGAAAAGCCATTTGTTGGGATGAGTTTGATAACACCAGCACTCCTATCTTGCAAGCTCTTGCTAACCTCGGTTGTGGGGAACAGCCAGATAACGGCACAAGAAGTGGAGTGGAACAGCTGGTTTGTCGGATGTACCAACCAAAGACAGACATCAAAACTGTCAAAGCCCTCAGATGGTCCctctttaagaaaaatcaaGCTGAGTCTGAGAGGTTGCCGCGCACACAAGCTGCTCTCCATCAAGCCATACTGAGAGCGCACTAACAGCTTCTTGTTTGGAACAACAATCATGTAGCAAACCCGGTGTTGCCCTCACCAGAAGGCTATGGATGGCAAGATGAAGATGGAAAGTGGGTACCAGTCATGACAAATCTTACACCAGCTTCAGAGGCAATTATACAGCTTGTCCGATGCAAGTGCGCCAAGTCCCGTTGCTCTAACAACCGTTGTCAGTGTCAAGAAGTCGGACTTGTCTGTACTGATCTCTGTCTGTGCTCTGAAGATTGCCAGAACGAGTATGCTGAAAGTGATGATGAGTATGATGAAGACGAAGCCGAACAGGAAATTCCATAGGAATGGACAACAGAACAATGTAAATAGATATTCAGTAAGACTTTCATGACTGTATATATAAAACAGCAGTGGtcgctattttcatttt
The sequence above is a segment of the Pocillopora verrucosa isolate sample1 chromosome 5, ASM3666991v2, whole genome shotgun sequence genome. Coding sequences within it:
- the LOC136280870 gene encoding ubiquitin-protein ligase E3B-like, with amino-acid sequence MIMFGGNKKKDRVEFVEKVQAARQQRSEGKERERAAIRIQAWMRRLLCIAKLRTETREEFDQFIEQSGTKKPSATDVFHLARKFLFTFHLKDDEKRFEALCNYTW